The following proteins are co-located in the Fluviicola sp. genome:
- a CDS encoding PadR family transcriptional regulator, with protein sequence MYSSELLKGTLKTIVLNLLKDKGRMYGYEITQRVKELTGEKIQITEGALYPTLHALESQGELQTEEVFIGKRVRKYYSLTEKGQSTAKEKVNELVDFMNTMKFLLDLEPRTGNG encoded by the coding sequence ATGTATTCATCAGAACTTTTAAAAGGTACGCTTAAAACAATCGTTCTCAACCTGCTTAAGGACAAGGGCAGGATGTACGGTTATGAAATTACCCAACGCGTGAAGGAACTCACCGGTGAGAAGATCCAAATTACCGAAGGAGCACTTTATCCGACTTTGCATGCGCTTGAGTCACAGGGCGAATTGCAGACGGAAGAGGTCTTTATTGGTAAACGGGTACGAAAGTATTATTCACTCACCGAAAAAGGGCAGTCGACAGCCAAAGAGAAAGTAAACGAGTTGGTGGATTTCATGAATACCATGAAGTTTTTGTTGGATTTAGAGCCAAGAACTGGAAATGGTTAA
- a CDS encoding T9SS type A sorting domain-containing protein, translated as MKKKKLIVAVTLVMASSGGLYAQQAVSAAGNEASGTGGTSSYTIGQVAYTALSGTNGKVNQGVQQPYEIFTTLGLDEQNINLELTAFPNPTNGSMTISVNEHTTGKLAYQLFDTRGKLIEEKEISQSETGVSMNQLAPASYLLRITDNGQLVKEFNIIKN; from the coding sequence ATGAAGAAAAAAAAATTAATCGTTGCTGTAACGCTCGTTATGGCAAGCTCGGGAGGGCTTTATGCGCAGCAGGCTGTTTCGGCTGCCGGCAATGAAGCCAGCGGAACAGGCGGAACGAGTAGCTACACCATCGGACAAGTTGCTTACACAGCACTCTCCGGAACAAACGGAAAAGTGAACCAGGGAGTTCAGCAGCCTTACGAAATTTTCACCACCCTTGGACTGGATGAGCAGAACATCAATTTGGAATTAACTGCTTTCCCAAATCCAACCAACGGGTCCATGACCATTTCAGTCAATGAGCACACAACCGGAAAGCTTGCTTACCAGCTTTTTGACACCAGGGGAAAACTCATCGAAGAAAAAGAGATCAGCCAGTCTGAAACAGGAGTTTCGATGAATCAGTTAGCTCCTGCCTCCTATTTATTAAGAATAACTGATAACGGTCAGTTAGTAAAAGAATTCAACATTATTAAAAACTAA